From a single Staphylococcus epidermidis genomic region:
- a CDS encoding metallophosphoesterase family protein, producing MKFAVITDIHGNFDALQTVLDDIDSRDDIEKIYNLGDNIGIGHETNKVLDTIFDRDDMEMIAGNHDEAIMSLVNGTPYPEDLKGKFYEHHQWIEGHLDESYYDEINQLPRYIEMTIKGKKILFIHYEIENDKMSAPIDEQPFAPITKDDEQAISELFKDKEADLILFGHNHRLHMFDDKSTVYFNPGSVGLNNGSNTVYGIITVNEKGISVERVKLAYNNEEFLAGFEEKQVPAREFIFKNFI from the coding sequence ATGAAATTTGCTGTTATCACTGATATTCATGGAAACTTTGATGCGCTTCAAACTGTTTTAGATGATATTGATAGTAGAGATGATATCGAAAAAATTTATAACCTAGGTGATAACATAGGGATTGGACATGAGACAAATAAAGTACTGGATACTATATTTGACCGGGATGATATGGAAATGATTGCAGGTAATCATGATGAAGCTATTATGTCACTCGTCAATGGAACACCTTATCCTGAAGATTTAAAAGGGAAATTTTATGAGCATCATCAATGGATAGAAGGACATTTAGATGAGTCCTATTACGATGAAATTAATCAATTGCCTAGATATATTGAAATGACCATAAAAGGGAAAAAGATTTTATTTATTCATTATGAAATTGAAAATGATAAAATGTCAGCTCCTATTGATGAACAACCTTTTGCACCTATTACAAAAGATGACGAACAAGCTATTTCTGAATTATTTAAAGACAAAGAAGCCGATTTAATTTTATTTGGACATAACCATAGGTTGCATATGTTTGATGATAAATCAACAGTATATTTTAATCCTGGATCAGTAGGTTTGAACAATGGTTCAAACACCGTATATGGTATTATTACCGTTAATGAAAAAGGAATTTCAGTAGAGAGAGTGAAATTAGCGTACAATAATGAAGAATTTTTAGCAGGATTTGAAGAAAAGCAAGTACCAGCTAGAGAATTTATATTTAAGAATTTCATTTAA
- the czrA gene encoding Zn(II)-responsive metalloregulatory transcriptional repressor CzrA, translating to MSGYHINVESNQDTLIKVTHIFKALSDFNRVRIMEFLENGEASVGHISHSLNMTQSNVSHQLKLLKSTHLVKSKRQGQSMIYSIDDIHVSTLLKQAIHHAKHPSEGGISNDKS from the coding sequence ATGAGTGGATATCATATTAACGTTGAAAGCAATCAGGATACATTGATTAAAGTCACTCATATTTTCAAAGCTTTAAGTGATTTTAATCGTGTGAGAATAATGGAGTTTCTTGAAAACGGTGAAGCAAGTGTTGGACATATTTCACATTCTTTAAATATGACTCAATCAAATGTATCACATCAATTGAAACTACTTAAAAGCACTCATCTTGTTAAATCTAAAAGACAAGGGCAATCAATGATTTATTCTATAGATGATATACACGTTTCAACTTTACTTAAACAAGCCATTCACCACGCCAAACATCCTAGTGAAGGTGGAATTTCTAATGACAAATCATAA
- a CDS encoding Dps family protein, with translation MSQQQDVVKELNQQVANWTVAYTKLHNFHWYVKGPNFFSLHTKFEELYNEASQYVDDLAERILAIGGNPIGTLSECLDKSIVNEAGKHYSAEEMVEELSKDFSKISKQLEQAIEVAGSASDDVSEDMFIGMQTSVDKHNWMLQSYLGH, from the coding sequence ATGAGTCAACAACAAGATGTAGTCAAAGAATTAAATCAACAAGTCGCAAACTGGACGGTAGCTTATACAAAGTTGCATAATTTCCATTGGTACGTTAAAGGTCCTAATTTCTTTTCTTTACACACAAAATTCGAAGAATTATACAATGAAGCTAGTCAATATGTTGATGATTTAGCAGAAAGAATTTTGGCAATAGGTGGTAATCCAATTGGAACACTTTCCGAGTGTTTAGATAAATCAATAGTAAATGAAGCAGGAAAACATTATTCAGCTGAAGAAATGGTAGAAGAATTGTCTAAAGATTTTTCTAAAATCTCTAAACAATTAGAACAAGCAATTGAAGTGGCGGGAAGTGCTAGTGATGACGTTTCAGAAGATATGTTTATCGGCATGCAAACTTCAGTTGATAAGCATAATTGGATGTTACAATCTTATTTAGGTCATTAA
- a CDS encoding lytic transglycosylase has product MFNYYKSGFQKAKPHNLKLILLSLITFVICYITSNIAFSLVILRAQRLPMLAQLGESTTKPIISIIFILLILALLFIFVGYPLITGTVYAIQKAINKEKVLFSDLFFAFKKGKYAKSVILALITLVLFIVIVLILVLLNKLYSLALSPILIGLQQSISGYDNPMGILITIQIVLLLITGFISSIFYWFVIIFIINYTTAYTEDSSRKVMSNLKEGFKGIKNGKKTWFKFFIGVLLISLLASIINKPLLFGVQYLTSSMSQTVAQTIIIIARIVSIVLRLCLYYILIFGIINYFVRRGDKPVKSKRRHKNKDINKGNVNDKVDTKLNASNSKDTEADKMKDQQTHIQQDKTDSQENNIYDSIKEKVNENKENVTEQSKNLFDKK; this is encoded by the coding sequence TTGTTTAATTATTATAAATCCGGATTTCAAAAAGCAAAACCACATAATCTAAAGTTAATACTACTCTCATTAATAACTTTTGTCATTTGCTATATTACTTCTAATATTGCATTCTCATTAGTTATATTAAGAGCTCAAAGGTTACCAATGTTAGCTCAACTCGGTGAATCTACTACAAAACCTATAATATCTATTATTTTTATTTTACTCATTTTAGCTTTATTATTTATTTTTGTAGGTTACCCATTGATAACTGGTACAGTATATGCAATTCAAAAAGCTATTAATAAAGAGAAAGTTCTTTTTAGTGATTTATTTTTTGCTTTTAAAAAAGGCAAATATGCTAAATCAGTAATTTTAGCTTTAATAACTTTAGTTTTATTCATTGTAATCGTACTTATTCTAGTGCTATTAAATAAATTATATAGTTTAGCTCTTAGCCCAATATTAATCGGCTTACAACAATCAATAAGCGGCTACGACAATCCAATGGGAATTTTAATTACAATACAAATTGTGTTGTTACTCATAACAGGTTTCATCTCATCAATTTTCTATTGGTTTGTAATTATATTCATTATTAATTATACTACCGCTTATACAGAAGATTCATCTCGTAAAGTAATGAGTAATTTAAAAGAAGGATTTAAAGGTATTAAAAACGGTAAGAAAACTTGGTTTAAATTTTTCATTGGCGTATTACTTATTAGTTTACTTGCAAGTATTATTAACAAACCGCTATTATTCGGTGTACAATACTTAACAAGCAGTATGTCTCAAACGGTGGCTCAAACTATTATTATAATAGCTAGAATCGTATCTATAGTATTACGCCTATGTCTTTATTACATTTTGATTTTTGGAATTATTAATTATTTCGTTAGACGTGGTGACAAACCAGTCAAAAGCAAAAGACGTCATAAAAATAAAGATATTAACAAAGGTAATGTAAACGACAAAGTAGATACTAAATTAAATGCTTCCAACTCCAAAGATACAGAAGCAGATAAAATGAAAGATCAACAAACACATATACAACAAGACAAAACTGATAGTCAAGAAAATAACATATATGATTCCATCAAAGAAAAAGTAAATGAAAATAAAGAAAATGTTACAGAACAATCTAAAAATCTATTTGATAAGAAATAG
- a CDS encoding EVE domain-containing protein, translated as MTEEINYFWLNCGYNRWNHNEPLVGQTALFESGAHFNPTQGYRAFKKAKAGDQVIFYQVQTDSGLLGIGEIISVQSGAQNKIRVEFKFKETLKPLTTDYLKRSETLDFRMSNMRETLFNQIRESEFELIVSLGKGKSKIPRYFLLAETEAFEPGKNYTIFTHTFNGIKRNGYHFYTQLEVGDNIIIYNKYQNQSVIGIGEVSKHIHEKPPIPGRTNSTAIEIFYEKDIKPISLGHLNKHPKLKNLYFLQENAKQSIASMSQAQYDAILDMSMNNGIKHPFETVKKAELSTQNAEDDSLKPFVLLVVEQKGEGLKAAEELLQKTNANPVITSGHPDFTEDMLYGKYLPNESGALYYREGFITHLMPKKDKSYLVIDNFNRIDVDIFQTYINVLEGYEVTLPRYNKDGSMIKWSKNKDSFYHFNPNWHIVGITYDSIEKIKQKYSSQFLKYTRIVKVNHD; from the coding sequence ATGACTGAGGAAATTAACTATTTTTGGCTTAATTGTGGTTACAATAGATGGAATCATAATGAACCATTAGTGGGACAGACAGCGTTATTTGAATCTGGCGCACATTTTAATCCTACACAAGGATATAGAGCATTTAAAAAAGCTAAAGCTGGAGATCAAGTGATTTTCTATCAAGTACAAACAGATTCTGGACTTTTAGGTATAGGTGAAATTATAAGTGTGCAATCCGGTGCTCAAAATAAAATAAGAGTAGAATTTAAATTTAAAGAAACGCTAAAACCACTTACAACGGATTATCTTAAAAGAAGTGAAACACTCGATTTTCGTATGAGTAACATGAGGGAAACACTTTTCAACCAAATCAGAGAGTCAGAATTTGAGTTAATAGTTAGTTTAGGTAAAGGAAAATCGAAAATTCCTCGATATTTTTTATTAGCAGAAACAGAAGCGTTTGAACCTGGTAAAAACTATACTATATTTACTCATACATTTAATGGAATCAAAAGGAATGGTTATCATTTTTACACTCAACTAGAGGTGGGTGATAACATTATTATATATAATAAATATCAAAACCAATCGGTTATCGGTATTGGCGAAGTATCAAAGCATATACATGAGAAACCACCTATACCAGGTCGAACGAATAGTACAGCTATTGAAATTTTTTATGAGAAAGATATCAAGCCCATTTCATTAGGTCATTTAAATAAACATCCTAAATTGAAGAATCTGTACTTTTTACAAGAAAATGCGAAACAGTCAATAGCAAGTATGTCACAAGCTCAATACGATGCCATTTTGGACATGAGTATGAATAATGGTATTAAACATCCTTTTGAAACAGTAAAAAAAGCAGAACTATCAACTCAAAATGCTGAAGATGATAGTTTAAAACCTTTTGTATTATTAGTTGTTGAACAAAAAGGAGAAGGCTTAAAGGCAGCTGAAGAATTACTCCAAAAAACAAATGCAAACCCTGTGATTACTAGCGGACATCCAGATTTTACTGAAGATATGCTTTATGGTAAATATTTACCTAATGAGTCAGGAGCGCTATATTATCGTGAAGGATTCATCACACATCTAATGCCTAAGAAAGATAAAAGTTATTTAGTCATTGATAACTTCAATCGCATCGATGTAGATATTTTCCAAACATATATTAATGTACTTGAAGGCTATGAAGTGACATTACCGAGATATAATAAAGATGGAAGCATGATTAAGTGGTCAAAAAATAAAGATTCTTTTTATCATTTTAATCCTAATTGGCATATTGTTGGTATTACATATGACTCTATAGAAAAAATTAAGCAAAAATATTCGTCACAGTTTTTAAAATATACGCGTATCGTCAAAGTGAATCATGACTAA
- the deoD gene encoding purine-nucleoside phosphorylase — MTESTPHINPNGVKIAKTVLMPGDPLRAQYIAENFLENVEQFNTVRNMFGYTGTYKGKEVSVMGSGMGIPSIGIYSYELYHFFDVDTIIRVGSCGALQEDVNLYDVIIAQAASTNSNYVDQFNIPGHFAPIADFNLVAKAKKAADEIGAISHVGNVLSSDTFYNADSTFNDSWKKMGILGIEMESAGLYLNAIHANKKALGIFTVSDHILRDEATSAEERQTSFTQMMEIALEIAE, encoded by the coding sequence ATGACAGAAAGTACACCTCACATTAACCCAAATGGAGTTAAAATAGCTAAAACTGTATTAATGCCAGGCGATCCATTACGTGCTCAATATATTGCTGAAAATTTTTTAGAAAATGTTGAACAATTCAATACAGTACGTAATATGTTTGGTTACACAGGAACTTATAAAGGCAAAGAAGTTTCTGTGATGGGCTCTGGGATGGGAATTCCAAGTATTGGTATTTATTCTTATGAACTTTACCATTTCTTTGATGTGGATACAATCATTCGCGTAGGTTCATGTGGCGCTCTTCAAGAAGATGTCAATTTATATGATGTGATTATTGCACAAGCCGCTTCCACAAACTCAAATTATGTTGATCAATTTAATATACCGGGTCACTTTGCGCCTATTGCTGATTTTAATCTAGTAGCTAAAGCTAAGAAAGCTGCTGATGAAATTGGTGCCATATCACATGTAGGTAACGTTTTGTCATCTGATACATTTTATAATGCTGATTCAACTTTTAATGATTCATGGAAAAAGATGGGTATCTTAGGTATCGAAATGGAATCTGCAGGTCTATATTTAAATGCCATCCATGCAAATAAAAAGGCTTTAGGTATTTTTACAGTAAGTGATCATATTCTAAGAGATGAAGCCACTAGTGCAGAAGAGAGACAAACATCATTTACTCAAATGATGGAAATAGCGCTCGAAATAGCTGAATAG
- the czrB gene encoding CDF family zinc efflux transporter CzrB, translating into MTNHNHQHHHSHAHGHVHTDNKKVLMFSFIIISLFMLVEIIGGFLANSLALLSDGFHMLSDAISLGVALIAFIYAEKHATKSKTYGYKRFEILAALFNGVTLFIISIIIIIEAIRRFLEPPEVQSKEMFIISVIGLMVNIIVAILMFKGGDTSHNLNMRGAFLHVLGDLFGSVGAIVASLLIWGFNFTIADPIASILVSLIILKSAYGISKSSLNILMEGTPNDIDLNAVIKAISKDERIQNVHDCHVWTISNDMNALSCHAVVPEYLSVQTCETMLKSIESDLLQLNIQHMTIQLETPEHKHDESTLCSGIHEHSH; encoded by the coding sequence ATGACAAATCATAATCATCAACATCATCATTCTCATGCACACGGACACGTTCATACAGATAATAAAAAGGTACTCATGTTTTCTTTCATTATCATTAGTCTCTTCATGCTTGTAGAAATTATAGGTGGGTTTTTAGCAAATAGTCTAGCATTATTGTCTGATGGTTTTCACATGCTAAGTGACGCTATATCCTTAGGAGTAGCTCTTATAGCTTTTATATATGCTGAAAAGCATGCTACAAAAAGTAAAACATATGGTTACAAGCGTTTTGAGATTTTAGCAGCACTTTTCAATGGAGTTACCCTATTTATCATCAGTATTATTATAATAATCGAAGCGATACGAAGATTTTTAGAACCTCCTGAGGTTCAATCGAAGGAAATGTTCATCATTAGTGTGATTGGTCTTATGGTAAATATCATTGTAGCGATACTTATGTTTAAAGGAGGAGATACCTCTCACAACCTTAATATGAGAGGCGCATTTTTACATGTACTTGGAGACTTGTTCGGCTCTGTTGGCGCAATCGTTGCTTCTCTTTTAATTTGGGGCTTTAATTTTACAATAGCGGATCCTATAGCTAGTATTTTAGTTTCGTTAATTATTTTAAAAAGTGCTTACGGCATTTCTAAATCATCCCTTAACATATTGATGGAAGGAACGCCTAATGATATAGATTTAAATGCTGTAATTAAAGCAATTAGTAAAGATGAAAGAATTCAAAATGTACATGATTGTCATGTATGGACCATTTCAAATGATATGAATGCATTAAGTTGTCATGCAGTTGTACCAGAATATTTATCAGTTCAAACGTGTGAAACAATGTTAAAGTCAATCGAAAGTGACCTATTGCAATTAAATATTCAGCATATGACAATACAACTTGAAACACCAGAACACAAACACGATGAATCAACATTGTGCTCAGGTATACATGAACACTCTCATTAG
- a CDS encoding HAD family hydrolase, protein MKNIKAIFLDMDGTILHENNKASEYTKQVINELREQNYKVFLATGRSYSEISQLVPDGFTVDGIISSNGTSGEIHGDNLFRHSLTLERVQKIVELAKKQHIYYEVFPFESNRISLKEDEDWMKEMISTIEPPDAVSQSEWSSRREAIKGKIDWRDTLPDAHFSKIYLFSPNLDKITDFRNQLVENQSNLGITVSNSSRYNAETMPYHTDKGTGIKEMIDHYGIKQEETLVIGDSDNDRAMFNFGHHTVAMKNARQEIKNLTDDITEYTNEEDGAAHYLKSHLLDN, encoded by the coding sequence ATGAAAAATATAAAAGCAATTTTTTTAGATATGGATGGAACGATTTTACATGAAAATAATAAAGCCTCGGAATATACTAAACAAGTGATTAATGAATTGAGAGAGCAAAATTATAAAGTTTTCCTTGCTACTGGGAGATCTTATTCAGAAATCAGTCAGCTTGTTCCTGATGGATTCACTGTAGATGGTATTATCAGTTCGAATGGAACTTCAGGTGAAATTCATGGAGATAATTTGTTTAGACATAGTTTAACTTTAGAACGAGTACAGAAAATTGTGGAATTGGCTAAAAAACAACATATTTATTATGAAGTTTTTCCTTTTGAAAGTAATCGTATATCTCTTAAAGAAGATGAAGATTGGATGAAAGAAATGATTTCCACTATAGAGCCACCTGACGCTGTAAGTCAAAGTGAGTGGTCATCGCGAAGAGAGGCAATTAAAGGAAAAATAGATTGGCGAGATACCTTACCTGATGCACACTTTTCTAAAATATATTTATTTAGTCCCAACTTAGATAAAATAACTGATTTTCGCAACCAGCTTGTTGAAAACCAATCAAATTTAGGTATTACCGTATCTAATTCTTCGCGTTATAATGCTGAAACGATGCCATATCATACAGATAAGGGTACAGGTATCAAGGAAATGATTGATCACTATGGTATTAAGCAAGAAGAAACTTTAGTTATTGGTGATAGTGATAATGATAGAGCTATGTTTAATTTTGGCCATCACACTGTTGCAATGAAAAATGCAAGACAAGAAATTAAAAATCTTACAGATGATATTACCGAATACACGAACGAAGAAGATGGTGCAGCACATTACTTAAAAAGTCATTTATTAGATAACTAG
- a CDS encoding NAD(P)-binding oxidoreductase: protein MSILVIGANGGVGSKLVSQLNEEHVDFTAGVRKEDQVKELENKGIKATLIDVEKNSINDLKNIFTDYDKVIFSVGSGGSTGADKTIIVDLDGAVKTIKASKEAGIKHYVMVSTYDSRREAFDASGDLKPYTIAKHYADDYLRTSDLNYTIVHPGSLTDDAGTGKIEADLYFDKAGSIPREDVATVLKEVVTSDGFNNQEFQILSGNHGVKDALKNYES, encoded by the coding sequence ATGAGTATTTTAGTTATTGGAGCAAATGGAGGCGTAGGTTCTAAACTAGTAAGTCAATTAAATGAAGAACACGTTGATTTTACAGCTGGTGTACGTAAGGAAGATCAAGTTAAAGAATTAGAAAATAAAGGGATTAAAGCTACATTAATAGATGTAGAAAAAAATAGTATTAATGATTTAAAAAATATCTTTACAGATTATGATAAAGTTATCTTTTCAGTTGGATCTGGTGGAAGCACTGGAGCGGATAAAACAATCATTGTTGATTTAGATGGTGCTGTAAAAACAATTAAAGCTAGTAAAGAAGCGGGTATCAAACATTATGTTATGGTATCAACATACGATTCTAGACGTGAAGCATTCGATGCGAGTGGAGATTTAAAACCGTATACAATTGCAAAGCATTATGCTGATGATTACTTAAGAACATCAGATCTTAATTATACAATTGTACATCCAGGTTCACTTACAGATGATGCTGGAACTGGAAAAATAGAAGCTGATTTATATTTCGACAAAGCAGGATCAATTCCACGTGAAGATGTTGCTACAGTTTTAAAAGAAGTAGTAACTTCTGATGGTTTTAATAATCAAGAATTCCAAATTTTAAGTGGCAATCATGGTGTTAAAGATGCATTGAAAAACTATGAATCTTAA
- a CDS encoding thiol-disulfide oxidoreductase DCC family protein gives MPIIYYDGNCVYCYNYAIWLIQNGLSHKYEFATIKGQIGKQFFENYPDAQNKNSVILQKGNHLEFESQAVATLISSLPNHSKFLGIGLRLIPKPLRDLGYRLFANNRDKMWKTHWHKPTDYEKSFFLDDNEKIKLT, from the coding sequence ATGCCAATAATTTATTATGATGGAAATTGTGTTTATTGTTATAACTATGCAATTTGGTTAATTCAAAACGGACTTTCACATAAATATGAGTTTGCAACAATTAAAGGTCAAATAGGTAAACAATTTTTTGAAAATTATCCTGATGCTCAAAATAAGAATAGTGTTATTCTTCAAAAAGGAAATCATTTAGAATTTGAATCACAGGCTGTTGCAACATTGATATCGTCACTACCTAATCACTCTAAATTTCTTGGAATAGGATTAAGATTAATTCCTAAACCACTAAGAGATTTAGGATATCGATTATTTGCAAATAATCGAGATAAAATGTGGAAAACACATTGGCACAAGCCAACTGATTATGAAAAATCATTTTTTCTTGATGATAATGAAAAAATCAAACTAACCTAA
- the glmS gene encoding glutamine--fructose-6-phosphate transaminase (isomerizing) has translation MCGIVGYIGYDNAKELLLKGLEKLEYRGYDSAGIAVVNDDGTKLFKEKGRIAELRKVADNSDEDGTLGIGHTRWATHGVPNYENSHPHQSTSGRFTLVHNGVIENYEELKAEYLSDVTFSSETDTEVIVQLVDYFSRQGLATEDAFTKVVKLLHGSYALGLLDDNDKDTIYVAKNKSPLLVGVGEGFNVIASDALAMLQTTNQYKEIHDHEIVIVKRDTVEIKDLEGHIQQRDTYTAEIDAADAEKGVYDHYMLKEIHEQPAVMRRIIQEYQDEKGNLKIDSEIINDVADADRIYIVAAGTSYHAGLVGKEFIEKWAGVPTEVHVASEFVYNMPLLSEKPLFIYISQSGETADSRAVLVETNKLGHKSLTITNVAGSTLSREADHTLLLHAGPEIAVASTKAYTAQIAVLSILSQIVAKNHGRETDVDLLRELAKVTTAIETIVDDAPKMEQIATDFLKTTRNAFFIGRTIDYNVSLEGALKLKEISYIQAEGFAGGELKHGTIALIEDGTPVIGLATQENVNLSIRGNMKEVVARGAYPCMISMEGLNKEGDTYVIPQVHELLTPLVSVVTMQLISYYAALQRDLDVDKPRNLAKSVTVE, from the coding sequence ATGTGTGGAATTGTTGGTTATATTGGCTACGATAATGCCAAAGAATTACTATTAAAAGGGTTAGAAAAATTAGAATATCGTGGTTATGACTCAGCAGGTATTGCTGTAGTTAATGATGATGGTACAAAACTTTTTAAAGAAAAAGGAAGAATTGCTGAATTACGTAAAGTTGCAGATAATAGTGATGAGGATGGTACGTTAGGAATTGGTCATACACGTTGGGCGACACATGGTGTTCCAAATTATGAAAATTCACATCCACACCAGTCAACATCTGGACGTTTTACATTAGTTCATAATGGTGTAATTGAAAATTATGAAGAATTAAAAGCTGAATATTTATCTGATGTCACTTTTTCATCAGAAACTGATACGGAAGTTATTGTACAATTAGTAGATTATTTTTCTAGACAAGGATTAGCTACAGAAGATGCATTTACAAAAGTAGTTAAATTATTACATGGGTCATATGCTTTAGGATTATTAGATGATAATGATAAAGATACTATTTATGTGGCTAAAAACAAGTCTCCGCTTTTAGTAGGTGTAGGTGAAGGTTTCAATGTTATTGCTTCTGATGCTCTAGCAATGTTACAAACTACAAACCAATACAAAGAGATACATGACCATGAAATAGTTATTGTTAAGCGAGACACAGTAGAAATTAAAGATCTTGAGGGGCACATTCAACAACGTGATACGTATACGGCAGAAATAGATGCTGCTGATGCAGAAAAAGGCGTATATGATCATTACATGTTAAAAGAAATTCATGAACAGCCTGCAGTGATGCGTCGCATTATTCAAGAATATCAAGATGAAAAAGGTAATTTAAAAATCGATTCAGAGATTATTAATGATGTAGCAGATGCTGATCGTATTTACATCGTTGCAGCTGGTACTAGTTATCATGCTGGATTGGTTGGTAAAGAATTTATTGAAAAATGGGCAGGTGTACCTACTGAGGTTCATGTAGCTTCTGAATTTGTATATAATATGCCACTTCTTTCTGAAAAACCACTATTTATTTATATTTCACAATCTGGTGAAACAGCTGATAGTCGTGCTGTATTAGTTGAAACAAATAAGTTAGGTCACAAATCATTAACAATTACTAATGTTGCTGGTTCAACATTATCACGTGAAGCGGATCATACATTACTTTTACATGCTGGACCTGAGATTGCAGTCGCATCTACAAAAGCATATACAGCGCAAATTGCTGTTTTATCTATCTTATCTCAAATTGTTGCTAAAAATCATGGTCGTGAAACCGATGTTGATTTATTAAGAGAACTAGCTAAGGTTACTACAGCTATTGAAACAATTGTTGACGATGCACCTAAGATGGAGCAAATTGCAACGGATTTCTTAAAAACTACTCGTAATGCATTCTTTATTGGACGAACAATTGATTATAATGTTAGTTTAGAAGGTGCATTAAAATTAAAAGAAATTTCTTATATTCAAGCTGAAGGATTTGCAGGTGGGGAATTAAAGCACGGAACAATCGCTTTGATTGAAGATGGCACACCTGTTATAGGTTTAGCTACACAAGAAAACGTTAATCTATCAATTCGTGGAAATATGAAAGAAGTAGTAGCACGTGGTGCATATCCTTGTATGATTTCAATGGAAGGTTTGAATAAAGAAGGAGACACATACGTGATTCCACAAGTACATGAATTATTAACTCCTTTAGTATCTGTAGTGACAATGCAATTAATCTCATATTATGCTGCGTTACAACGAGATTTAGATGTTGACAAACCTCGTAACTTAGCCAAATCGGTTACAGTAGAGTAA
- a CDS encoding type I phosphomannose isomerase catalytic subunit: MPLFLKPIFLDKVWGSDNLRQFGYQLPNNHIGECWGISAHPHGKSVIENGIFAGQTLDQVWNNHREIFGDFPSKDFPLMAKIVDAAAPLSIHVHPDDSYAYEHEEGQYGKSECWYIIEADEGAKITIGTYAKSRDEFEEQLEQGTFENYLRTIQVQPGDFYFIPAGTIHSIGAGIMAYEVMQSSDISYRIYDYHRKTDNSEERELNIDKALDVINYSNELPNITPQNEVIENHNCTHIVSSDFFTMVKWDISGTLNYMKPREFCLVSVLDGQGKLIVDGDIYEISKGSNFVLTSEDLDSVFEGDFKLIISYI, translated from the coding sequence ATGCCGTTATTTTTAAAACCCATTTTTCTGGATAAAGTATGGGGCAGTGATAATCTTCGTCAATTTGGGTATCAACTACCTAATAATCACATAGGTGAATGTTGGGGAATTTCAGCACATCCACACGGAAAAAGTGTGATTGAAAATGGTATATTTGCTGGTCAAACATTGGATCAAGTATGGAACAATCATAGAGAAATATTTGGAGATTTTCCAAGTAAAGATTTTCCATTAATGGCTAAAATTGTAGATGCTGCTGCGCCATTGTCTATTCATGTACATCCCGACGATTCTTATGCATATGAACACGAAGAAGGTCAATATGGAAAATCTGAATGTTGGTACATCATTGAAGCTGATGAAGGTGCAAAGATTACTATAGGTACGTATGCGAAATCTCGTGATGAATTTGAAGAGCAATTGGAGCAAGGTACATTTGAAAATTATTTGAGAACAATACAAGTGCAACCAGGTGATTTTTACTTTATACCAGCTGGAACGATACATTCTATAGGTGCAGGCATTATGGCGTATGAAGTCATGCAATCATCAGATATTTCATACAGAATTTATGATTATCATAGAAAAACTGATAATAGCGAGGAACGTGAATTAAATATAGATAAGGCATTAGATGTTATTAATTATTCAAATGAACTACCTAATATCACTCCTCAAAATGAAGTGATAGAAAATCACAATTGTACACATATTGTATCTAGTGATTTTTTTACTATGGTTAAGTGGGATATTTCTGGAACTCTAAATTATATGAAGCCTAGAGAATTTTGTCTTGTTTCTGTTTTAGATGGACAAGGTAAACTTATTGTAGATGGTGATATATATGAAATATCTAAAGGTTCAAACTTTGTGTTAACTTCCGAAGATTTAGATAGTGTTTTCGAAGGAGATTTTAAACTAATCATTAGTTACATTTAA